The following coding sequences are from one Diabrotica virgifera virgifera chromosome 2, PGI_DIABVI_V3a window:
- the LOC126879904 gene encoding uncharacterized protein LOC126879904 yields the protein MEIAKEHRALVDRIARENGFTDYEIITSSGSNKGDNFLGILTAITIKNKEKSLDVILKTSETNKQVRDSTPFRDLYKREIFLYERVFKEFKKLQEEYSIEDPFDSVPKFYLSFTEDDLEGLVMENLKTQQYQLWNKKVPINPGHTKAVLIEYAKFHAASLAMKYKHPELFKELTENGPRNPYEITYQEGIHEEKIEHRKAFLTHSLTDSFKAVEDDPVLTEYLEKYGQKLLPEAFSKLQEPEYKVVITHGDCWCNNFMFQYQDPNVKTKPQSLRIIDWQMSSFGSPCTDVSYFLLANGSEEILDDFETYIKIYHDKLSSQLRNFSLDPDEIFPLSRFQNHLKKSILHGMFMALLTIKLMATEWVPDHVETVEKSGDSSVLQSEEYSRRVKILINFLVKNKYL from the exons ATGGAGATTGCTAAAGAGCACAGAGCATTAGTGGACCGTATTGCTAGGGAAAATGGATTCACCGATTATGAAATAATAACTAGTTCTGGGTCGAACAAAGGAGACAACTTTCTAGGAATCCTTACTGCTATTACCATTAAAAACAAGGAAAAGAGTTTGGATGTTATTTTAAAGACTTCAGAGACCAATAAACAAGTTAGAGACTCTACTCCCTTTAGGGACCTTTATAAGAGAGAAATATTTTTGTACGAACGGGTTTTCAAGGAATTTAAGAAGCTTCAAGAAGAATACAGCATTGAAG atCCCTTCGACAGTGTCCCCAAATTTTATTTGAGTTTTACTGAAGATGATCTTGAAGGTTTAGTGATGGAGAATCTAAAAACACAACAATACCAGTTGTGGAATAAGAAAGTCCCAATAAACCCAGGACACACAAAAGCAGTACTCATTGAGTATGCCAAATTTCACGCAGCTTCACTAGCAATGAAATACAAACATCCTGAATTATTTAAAGAATTGACAGAAAATGGTCCACGTAATCCATACGAGATCACTTACCAAGAAGGAATCCATGAGGAAAAGATAGAACATAGGAAAGCGTTTCTTACTCATTCTTTAACTGATAGTTTCAAAGCTGTAGAGGATGATCCAGTTTTGAcagaatatttagaaaaatatgGGCAAAAATTATTGCCTGAAGCTTTCTCTAAATTACAAGAACCAGAATACAAAGTTGTCATAACACATGGAGACTGTTGGTGTAATAATTTTATGTTTCAATATCag GATCCAAACGTTAAAACAAAACCTCAAAGTTTACGTATTATTGACTGGCAAATGTCTTCATTTGGAAGTCCTTGTACAGACGTTTCCTATTTTCTTCTGGCAAATGGCTCAGAAGAGATTTTAGATGATTTTGAAACCTACATAAAAATATATCACGACAAACTATCTTCGCAGCTTCGTAATTTTAGTTTGGATCCCGATGAAATCTTTCCTTTGTCGAGGTTTCAAAATCATTTGAAGAAAAGTATATTACATGGCATGTTTATGGCTCTTTTAACTATAAAGTTGATGGCGACTGAATGGGTGCCTGATCATGTAGAAACTGTTGAAAAATCTGGCGATTCTAGTGTACTACAGAGTGAAGAATATAGTAGGAGAGTGaaaattttgataaattttttggttaaaaataaatatttgtaa